In Halichondria panicea chromosome 17, odHalPani1.1, whole genome shotgun sequence, a single window of DNA contains:
- the LOC135351834 gene encoding uncharacterized protein LOC135351834 — protein sequence MAIHHFYTDGSFYTSLVEQSLNKKGYSISDLPPKSALWTDKIHLCINLNLNGIKPSKAVIETQVSYYFPFFKNITVILNGDNFIRPDYVPEFVDVISCDSYYGWYQHKCIRSCIQRGSDDTEGFLYIADDMFINLTKMAELPTTKLWTIGSRVCSYSSIQTPGHEGCEWYWWDAPTYGAKNLDIVIKSLPAKWKEQLVKTAGFPDHFKAYCISDIIYIPQALVMNMTHVLDHIINTTELFCELATNLAMHIVAPDRITLLDGYLWDDKSVAAIKEMATTAHFVHPVKFGIREQRDIWIQNMEKQLFNLIDMSIS from the coding sequence ATGGCTATACATCATTTTTATACAGATGGAAGCTTTTATACATCTCTTGTGGAACAAAGTCTTAACAAGAAGGGTTACTCAATCTCTGATCTACCTCCCAAATCAGCCCTTTGGACAGACAAGATCCACCTGTGTATCAACTTGAACCTGAACGGAATAAAACCTAGCAAAGCTGTCATTGAAACACAGGTGTCATACTACTTTCCATTCTTTAAAAACATCACCGTCATATTGAATGGAGACAACTTTATACGGCCTGACTATGTGCCCGAGTTTGTGGACGTCATCAGTTGTGACTCTTATTACGGTTGGTATCAGCACAAGTGCATACGATCGTGCATTCAACGTGGCTCTGATGATACTGAAGGTTTCCTGTACATTGCTGACGACATGTTTATCAACTTAACAAAAATGGCCGAGCTACCAACTACAAAACTGTGGACTATTGGAAGTCGAGTATGCAGCTACTCATCGATACAAACTCCAGGCCACGAAGGTTGCGAATGGTACTGGTGGGATGCTCCGACCTATGGAGCAAAGAATCTGGATATTGTAATCAAAAGTTTACCAGCCAAATGGAAGGAGCAGCTGGTGAAGACAGCTGGTTTTCCTGACCATTTCAAAGCTTACTGTATTTCTGACATTATTTACATCCCTCAAGCACTTGTTATGAACATGACACACGTACTTGATCACATTATAAACACAACCGAACTATTTTGCGAACTCGCAACTAATTTAGCCATGCATATTGTGGCTCCTGATAGAATCACATTGCTGGATGGTTATCTATGGGACGATAAGAGTGTTGCAGCCATTAAGGAAATGGCAACTACTGCACATTTTGTGCATCCTGTCAAGTTTGGAATTCGGGAGCAACGTGA